The following are encoded together in the Pempheris klunzingeri isolate RE-2024b chromosome 24, fPemKlu1.hap1, whole genome shotgun sequence genome:
- the LOC139223719 gene encoding complement C1q-like protein 2 — translation MVLLALAVAVPLLLLRTSETSAHYYEMMGTCRMVCDPYTPKPGGATAMEVIQNVNGVAPQPPMAQGSRGEPGRPGKPGPRGSPGEPGPPGPRGPPGERGDGKLAFPALTGTAGAENGETEGVNSTASGYRIAFYVGLKNPHEGYEVLKFDDVITNLGNHYDANTGKFTCHVSGIYFFTYHVLMRGGDGTSMWADLCKNGQVRASAIAQDADQNYDYASNSAVLHLDSGDEVYVKLDGGKAHGGNNNKYSTFSGFILYPD, via the exons ATGGTTTTGCTGGCTCTGGCCGTTGCCGTCCCGTTACTGCTGCTGCGCACCTCTGAGACCTCCGCTCATTACTACGAGATGATGGGCACCTGTCGGATGGTTTGCGATCCGTACACCCCCAAACCGGGGGGCGCCACCGCCATGGAGGTGATCCAGAACGTGAATGGTGTCGCTCCGCAGCCGCCGATGGCGCAAGGGAGCCGCGGGGAGCCGGGGCGACCGGGGAAACCGGGACCAAGGGGTTCGCCGGGAGAGCCAGGACCTCCGGGTCCGAGGGGGCCACCGGGAGAGCGCGGCGACGGTAAACTCGCCTTCCCCGCGCTAACCGGAACAGCGGGGGCTGAGAACGGCGAGACGGAGGGTGTGAACTCCACGGCCAGCGGCTACAGGATCGCTTTTTACGTCGGTCTGAAGAATCCACATGAGGGATACGAGGTGTTAAAGTTTGACGACGTGATTACAAACTTGGGGAACCACTACGATGCGAACACCGGGAAGTTCACCTGCCATGTGTCCGGGATCTATTTCTTCACCTACCATGTGTTGATGCGGGGGGGAGACGGGACCAGCATGTGGGCCGACCTGTGCAAGAACGGACAG GTCAGAGCCAGTGCCATAGCTCAGGATGCAGACCAGAACTACGACTACGCCAGCAACAGCGCCGTGCTGCACCTGGACTCTGGAGACGAGGTCTACGTCAAACTGGACGGCGGCAAAGCCCATGgaggcaacaacaacaagtaCAGCACCTTCTCCGGCTTCATCTTATACCCTGACTAA